In Xyrauchen texanus isolate HMW12.3.18 chromosome 35, RBS_HiC_50CHRs, whole genome shotgun sequence, one DNA window encodes the following:
- the LOC127629156 gene encoding uncharacterized protein LOC127629156, translating to MSEDVKVCVCVSLCVCVCVCVCVSLSVCVCVSLCLCVCVSLCVCLSVCVCLCVCVCVCVCLCVCVCVCVSLCVSLCVCVSLCVCVCVCVSVCVSLCVCVSLCVCLYVCVSLCVCVCVSLCVCVSLCVCVSLCVCVCVCVSLSVCVSLCVCVSLSVCVCVCVCVCLCLCVSVCVCVCVSLCLCVCVSLCLCVSLCLCVSLSVCVCVSLYLCVCVCLCLCVSLSVCVSVCVCVCVCVSLSVCVCVSLSVCVSVCVCVSVCVCLSVCLCVSLCLCLCVCVSLSVCVCLSVCVCLCLCVCVSVCVCVCLCLCVCVCVCVCVSVCVCVSLSVSVCLSVCVCLSVCFCVSLSVSVCVCVSVCLCVCLSVCVCVSLSVCVCVSLSVCVCVCLCLCVCVCLSVCVCVCVSLSVCVCLCLCVCLSVCLCVCLSVCVCVCLSVCVCVCVSVCLSVCVCLSVCVCLSVCLCVSLCLSVCVSLCLCVSLCLSVCVSLCLSVCVSLCLCVCVSLSVCVCVSLCLFLCLPVCVCVSVCVCVCLSVCVCVCVSVCLCVCLSVCVCVCVSLSVCVCVCLSVCLCVCLSVCVCVSLCLCVCVSLCLCVCVSLCLFLCLPVCVCVSVCVCVSLCVCVCLSVCVCVSLSVCVCVSLSVCVCVCLSVCVCVCLSVCVSLSVCVCVSVCLSVCVCVCLSVCVCVSLSVCVCVCLSVCVCVCVSLCLSVCVCVSLSVCVCVSLSVCVCVCLSVCVCVCLSVCVSLSVCLCVCLSVCVCVSLCLCVSLCLSVCVSLCLCVSLSVCVCVSVCLCVCLSVCVSLCLCVCVSLCLCVCVSLCLCVCVSLCLCVCVCVCLSVCVSVCLCVCVSVCLSVCVSLCLCVCVCVCLSVCVSLCLCVCVSLCLSVCVSLCLCVCVSLCLCVCVCVCLSVCVCVCLSVCVCVSLSVCVSLSVCVCVSLSVCVSLSVCVCVSLSVCVCLSVCVCVSVCVCLSVCVCVSLSVCVCVCLSVCVCVSLSVCVCVSLSVCVCVCVSLSVCVCVCLSVCVCVSLSVCVSLSVCVCVALSVCVSLCVCVCVCVCVCRSVCLCVALSVCVSLCLCVCLSVCVSLSLSLCVCVCVCVCLSLSVCVSVCVCVSLSLSVCVCVCVCVSLCLCVCLSVCVSLSLSVCVCVSLSVCVCVCVSLSVCVCVCVCVSVCVCVCVSLCVCVCVSLCVCVCVSLSLCVCVCVCLCVCVCVSLSVCVCVCVCLSLCVCVCVSVCVCVCVCVCVCVCLCVCVCVCVCVCSGAEYDCDRRTRLVERLHCCCLLQFHRPTGRVAVLCAVV from the exons ATGAGTGAGGatgttaaagtgtgtgtgtgtgtgtctctctgtgtgtgtgtgtgtgtgtgtgtgtgtgtctctctgtctgtgtgtgtgtgtgtgtctctctgtctctgtgtgtgtgtctctctgtgtgtgtgtctctctgtgtgtgtgtgtctgtgtgtgtgtgtgtgtgtgtgtgtgtgtctctgtgtgtgtgtgtgtgtgtgtgtctctctgtgtgtgtctctctgtgtgtgtgtctctctgtgtgtgtgtgtgtgtgtgtgtgtctctgtgtgtgtgtctctctgtgtgtgtgtctctctgtgtgtgtgtctgtatgtgtgtgtgtctctctgtgtgtgtgtgtgtgtgtctctctgtgtgtgtgtctctctgtgtgtgtgtgtctctctgtgtgtgtgtgtgtgtgtgtgtgtgtctctgtctgtgtgtgtgtctctctgtgtgtgtgtctctctgtctgtgtgtgtctgtgtgtgtgtgtgtgtgtgtctctgtctgtgtgtgtctgtgtgtgtgtgtgtgtgtgtgtctctgtgtctgtgtgtgtgtgtgtctctctgtctgtgtgtgtctctctgtctttgtgtgtctctgtctgtgtgtgtgtgtgtgtctctctatctgtgtgtgtgtgtgtgtctctgtctgtgtgtgtctctgtctgtgtgtgtctctgtctgtgtgtgtgtgtgtgtgtgtgtctctctatctgtgtgtgtgtgtgtgtctttgtctgtgtgtgtctctgtctgtgtgtgtgtctctgtctgtgtgtgtctctctgtctgtctgtgtgtgtctctctgtctgtgtctgtgtgtgtgtgtctctctgtctgtgtgtgtgtgtctgtctgtgtgtgtgtgtctctgtctgtgtgtgtgtgtctctgtgtgtgtgtgtgtgtgtctctgtctgtgtgtgtgtgtgtgtgtgtgtgtgtgtgtctctgtctgtgtctgtgtctccctgtctgtgtctgtgtgtctgtctgtgtgtgtgtgtctgtctgtctgtttctgtgtctctctgtctgtgtctgtctgtgtgtgtgtgtctgtctgtctgtgtgtgtgtctctctgtctgtgtgtgtgtgtctctgtctgtgtgtgtgtgtgtgtctctgtctgtgtgtgtgtgtgtgtgtctctgtctgtgtgtgtgtgtgtgtctctctgtctgtgtgtgtgtgtgtgtctctctgtctgtgtgtgtgtgtctctgtctgtgtgtgtgtctctctgtctgtctgtgtgtgtgtctctctgtctgtgtgtgtgtgtgtctctctgtctgtgtgtgtgtgtgtgtgtctgtctgtctgtctgtgtgtgtgtgtctgtctgtctgtgtgtgtctctctgtctgtctgtgtgtgtctctctgtctgtctgtgtgtgtgtctctctgtctgtgtgtgtctctctgtctgtctgtgtgtgtgtctctctgtctgtctgtgtgtgtgtctctctgtctgtgtgtgtgtgtctctctgtctgtgtgtgtgtgtgtgtctctctgtctgtttctgtgtctccctgtctgtgtctgtgtgtctgtctgtgtgtgtgtgtgtctgtctgtgtgtgtgtgtgtgtgtgtgtctgtctgtctgtgtgtgtgtctctctgtctgtgtgtgtgtgtgtgtctctctgtctgtgtgtgtgtgtgtgtgtctctctgtctgtctgtgtgtgtgtctctctgtctgtgtgtgtgtgtctctctgtctgtgtgtgtgtgtgtctctctgtctgtgtgtgtgtgtgtctctctgtctgtttctgtgtctccctgtctgtgtctgtgtgtctgtctgtgtgtgtgtctctctgtgtgtgtgtgtgtgtctgtctgtctgtgtgtgtgtctctctgtctgtgtgtgtgtgtgtctctctgtctgtgtgtgtgtgtgtgtgtctgtctgtctgtgtgtgtgtctgtctgtctgtgtgtgtctctctgtctgtctgtgtgtgtgtctctgtctgtctgtctgtgtgtgtgtgtgtgtgtctctctgtctgtgtgtgtgtctctctgtctgtgtgtgtgtgtgtgtgtctctctgtctgtgtgtgtgtgtgtgtgtctctctgtctgtctgtctgtgtgtgtgtctctctgtctgtgtgtgtgtgtgtctctctgtctgtgtgtgtgtgtgtgtgtctgtctgtctgtgtgtgtgtctgtctgtctgtgtgtgtctctctgtctgtctgtctgtgtgtgtgtctgtctgtctgtgtgtgtgtgtctctctgtctgtgtgtgtctctctgtctgtctgtgtgtgtgtctctctgtctgtgtgtctctctgtctgtgtgtgtgtgtgtgtctgtctgtctgtgtgtgtgtctctctgtctgtgtgtctctctgtctgtgtgtgtgtgtgtctctctgtctgtgtgtgtgtgtgtctctctgtctgtgtgtgtgtgtgtctctctgtctgtgtgtgtgtgtgtgtgtctgtctgtctgtgtgtgtgtctgtctgtctgtgtgtgtgtgtgtctgtctgtctgtctgtctgtgtgtctctctgtctgtgtgtgtgtgtgtgtgtctgtctgtctgtctgtgtgtctctctgtctgtgtgtgtgtgtgtctctctgtctgtctgtgtgtgtgtctctctgtctgtgtgtgtgtgtgtctctctgtctgtgtgtgtgtgtgtgtgtgtgtctgtctgtctgtgtgtgtgtctgtctgtctgtgtgtgtgtgtgtctctctgtctgtgtgtgtctctctgtctgtctgtgtgtgtgtctctctgtctgtgtgtgtctctctgtctgtctgtgtgtgtgtctctctgtctgtgtgtgtgtgtctctctgtctgtgtgtgtgtgtctgtgtgtgtgtgtctgtctgtctgtgtgtgtgtctctctgtctgtgtgtgtgtgtgtgtgtctgtctgtctgtgtgtgtgtctctctgtctgtctgtgtgtgtgtctctctgtctgtgtgtgtgtgtgtgtgtgtctctctgtctgtgtgtgtgtgtgtgtgtctgtctgtctgtgtgtgtgtctctctgtctgtgtgtgtctctctgtctgtctgtgtgtgtgtcgctctgtctgtctgtgtgtctctctgtgtgtgtgtgtgtgtgtgtgtctgtgtgtgtcgctctgtctgtctgtgtgtcgctctgtctgtctgtgtgtctctctgtctgtgtgtgtgtctgtctgtgtgtgtgtctctctctctctctctctgtgtgtgtgtgtgtgtgtgtgtgtgtctctctctgtctgtgtgtgtgtctgtctgtgtgtgtgtctctctctctctctctgtgtgtgtgtgtgtgtgtgtgtgtgtgtctctctgtctgtgtgtgtgtctgtctgtgtgtgtgtctctctctctctctgtgtgtgtgtgtgtctctctctctgtgtgtgtgtgtgtgtgtgtctctctctctgtgtgtgtgtgtgtgtgtgtgtgtgtctctgtgtgtgtgtgtgtgtgtgtctctctctgtgtgtgtgtgtgtgtgtctctgtgtgtgtgtgtgtgtgtgtctctctctctgtgtgtgtgtgtgtgtgtgtgtctctgtgtgtgtgtgtgtgtgtctctctctgtgtgtgtgtgtgtgtgtgtgtgtctctctctgtgtgtgtgtgtgtgtgtctctgtgtgtgtgtgtgtgtgtgtgtgtgtgtgtgtgtgtgtgtgtctctgtgtgtgtgtgtgtgtgtgtgtgtgtgtgtgttcaggagcAGAATATGACTGTGACAGGAGGACTCGCTTGGTGGAACGACTTCATTGTTGTTGCTTGTTACAATTTCATCGACCGACAGGAAGAG TTGCGGTTCTATGTGCGGTCGTCTAA